Proteins encoded in a region of the Marinococcus sp. PL1-022 genome:
- the rsmD gene encoding 16S rRNA (guanine(966)-N(2))-methyltransferase RsmD: MRVIAGELKGRRLKAVPGQGTRPTSDKVKEALFHKLGPFFTEQETVLDLFAGTGNLGIEALSRGCGSAVFVDKAQSAVTAVRANIDALALGGRAEVYRSEASKALDRLESRGRQFDLIFFDPPYAEEKAGQLVEKILDCSVLKEDGMLIWEHAAAKSAAFDERLSVYAEKNYGDTTLTILQLAGGAKNGE, encoded by the coding sequence ATGAGAGTGATAGCAGGAGAGCTTAAAGGGCGGAGGCTGAAAGCGGTGCCCGGGCAGGGCACACGGCCGACATCCGATAAAGTGAAAGAGGCATTGTTTCATAAGCTGGGCCCTTTTTTTACTGAGCAGGAAACGGTCCTTGATTTGTTTGCCGGCACCGGAAACCTCGGAATTGAGGCGCTAAGCAGAGGGTGCGGTTCAGCTGTTTTTGTCGACAAAGCCCAGAGCGCGGTTACGGCCGTCCGGGCTAATATTGACGCGCTCGCGCTGGGTGGTCGCGCGGAGGTTTACCGTTCGGAAGCCTCTAAAGCACTGGATCGTCTTGAGAGCCGGGGACGGCAATTTGATCTGATTTTTTTTGATCCTCCTTATGCAGAAGAAAAAGCAGGGCAGCTGGTGGAAAAAATACTGGACTGCTCTGTGTTAAAAGAAGATGGAATGCTTATATGGGAGCACGCCGCAGCAAAATCAGCAGCGTTTGACGAACGTCTGTCTGTATATGCAGAAAAAAATTATGGAGATACCACACTGACAATATTACAGCTGGCAGGAGGCGCTAAAAATGGCGAATAA
- the coaD gene encoding pantetheine-phosphate adenylyltransferase encodes MANKAIYPGSFDPVTNGHLDIIERAYNVFDHVVVAVLHNRKKEPFFSIDQRVKLIEESVKHMPGVEVDAFHGLLVDYVKEIKADTIVRGLRAVSDFEYEMQAASINRKLEPGVETFFMMTNHQYSYLSSSIVKEVAEYGADVSGLVPAHVEDALREQFEKKNRG; translated from the coding sequence ATGGCGAATAAAGCAATTTATCCAGGAAGCTTTGATCCGGTTACGAACGGACATCTGGACATCATCGAACGGGCGTACAATGTATTTGACCATGTGGTGGTGGCAGTACTGCATAACCGGAAAAAAGAACCGTTCTTTTCCATTGATCAGCGGGTGAAGCTGATAGAAGAATCAGTCAAGCATATGCCCGGAGTGGAAGTGGATGCTTTTCACGGGCTTTTAGTGGATTATGTAAAAGAAATAAAAGCTGATACGATCGTAAGGGGACTCCGGGCGGTTTCTGATTTTGAATATGAAATGCAGGCAGCGTCAATAAACAGAAAACTCGAACCCGGCGTGGAGACGTTTTTTATGATGACAAATCACCAGTACTCTTATCTGAGCTCGAGTATTGTTAAAGAAGTAGCGGAATACGGAGCGGACGTATCCGGACTTGTGCCTGCGCACGTAGAAGACGCGCTTAGAGAACAGTTTGAGAAGAAAAACCGGGGATAA
- a CDS encoding SepM family pheromone-processing serine protease, whose translation MYRTRSRKKRRIITAAVMAAVVLILTQVPLPYYYIQPGSAVSLSSVVEVEQGAEESGEMYLTTVFQQGATPALALWSVFSPYRELSPKNSYQFEDESEEEFFERQRQVMEASQESAEIAAYEAAGKTVNVEYRGVRAADFIDGMDAAEKLEEGDLIQAVDGKETWTLEELNSEIANIEAGEEAMITFRRNKKQMEAEIAVESFPASTGEEENSGLGILYPYTERTVSLDPEVTIDAGSIGGPSAGLMFALEVYNQLTEEDLTDGEKIAGTGTIDEQGVVGPIGGIDKKIVAADKKNIDVFFAPASGMASPSNYEIARQTAENIGTDMKIVPVESFDEALNYLTDEQKMAESKS comes from the coding sequence ATGTATCGCACCCGAAGCAGGAAGAAGCGGCGGATTATCACTGCAGCTGTGATGGCAGCTGTGGTGCTTATATTAACTCAGGTGCCTCTTCCGTACTATTATATACAGCCTGGATCAGCAGTCAGTTTGTCTTCGGTGGTGGAAGTGGAGCAGGGAGCAGAGGAGTCCGGTGAAATGTATTTAACGACTGTGTTTCAGCAGGGTGCTACGCCGGCACTTGCTTTATGGTCCGTATTTTCTCCGTACCGCGAGCTTTCCCCGAAAAATTCCTACCAGTTTGAAGATGAAAGTGAAGAGGAATTTTTTGAACGTCAGCGCCAGGTGATGGAGGCCTCCCAGGAGTCTGCAGAAATAGCAGCGTATGAAGCGGCCGGAAAAACTGTCAATGTGGAGTACCGCGGAGTAAGGGCTGCGGACTTTATTGACGGGATGGATGCGGCAGAAAAGCTGGAGGAGGGCGACCTGATACAGGCGGTTGATGGAAAAGAAACCTGGACGCTTGAAGAGTTGAACAGTGAGATTGCAAACATCGAAGCCGGCGAAGAAGCAATGATCACCTTCCGGCGGAATAAAAAGCAGATGGAAGCAGAGATTGCCGTGGAATCGTTTCCGGCTTCGACCGGAGAGGAGGAAAACTCCGGCCTTGGAATACTTTATCCCTATACGGAAAGAACTGTTTCTCTTGATCCCGAGGTTACGATCGACGCAGGATCTATCGGAGGACCATCCGCAGGTTTGATGTTTGCACTTGAAGTATACAATCAGCTCACCGAAGAAGATCTTACAGACGGAGAGAAAATAGCCGGTACCGGTACCATTGATGAACAGGGCGTAGTCGGTCCGATTGGCGGAATAGACAAAAAAATCGTGGCGGCGGACAAAAAGAATATAGATGTCTTTTTTGCCCCTGCGTCCGGCATGGCTTCGCCGTCCAATTACGAAATTGCCAGACAGACGGCGGAAAACATCGGTACTGATATGAAAATCGTACCGGTGGAATCATTTGATGAAGCTTTAAACTATCTAACAGATGAGCAGAAAATGGCTGAAAGCAAATCTTAG
- a CDS encoding nucleotidyltransferase — MNVLAVVVEYNPFHNGHLYHLEQAAVQSKADVVVCIMSGPFLQRGEPALVPKRERAEMAISSGADLVIELPYMFACQHADIFAAGAVSICRELGVTDLNFGSEHGESAPFIKLVDFLYAHQDRFDERVRFHIQGGCSYAKANELAYRDLEAPGSLPDLSQPNNILGFHYTKAAAKAYPELRIDTVKRKGASYHDVSPQDASIASATSLRRMLQQGEDISSFIPEASRRILTQLPRLRFWEDYFSILQAKMVTASDTELASHYDMSEGLHNRMKRLMKEADAFEQWLHLVKTKRYTLTRLQRTAVHILTGLTKDEATAASDGQNVDHIRILGMNAQGRLYLNQAKKHISVPLYTKMSSKKTPQLALGERADNAYALLLPPAERQKEWRKDYDLPPLLLF; from the coding sequence ATGAACGTTCTAGCAGTGGTTGTCGAATACAATCCTTTTCACAACGGCCACCTGTATCACCTCGAACAGGCTGCAGTCCAGAGTAAGGCCGATGTAGTCGTATGTATTATGAGCGGCCCTTTTCTTCAACGGGGCGAACCCGCTCTCGTTCCTAAAAGGGAACGGGCGGAAATGGCGATCTCGAGCGGGGCTGACCTTGTTATCGAGCTTCCTTATATGTTTGCCTGCCAGCATGCCGACATATTTGCTGCCGGGGCTGTTTCCATTTGCAGGGAGCTCGGCGTTACTGATTTAAATTTTGGAAGCGAGCACGGAGAATCCGCTCCATTTATAAAGCTTGTCGATTTTCTTTACGCTCACCAGGACCGTTTTGATGAACGCGTACGCTTTCATATTCAGGGAGGGTGCAGCTATGCTAAAGCTAACGAGCTGGCATACAGAGACTTAGAGGCCCCGGGCTCCCTGCCGGACTTAAGCCAGCCAAACAATATTCTTGGCTTCCATTACACAAAAGCTGCAGCAAAGGCTTACCCAGAGCTCCGGATTGACACCGTAAAACGAAAAGGTGCTTCCTATCATGACGTTTCTCCGCAGGATGCTTCTATCGCGAGTGCCACCAGCCTGCGGCGGATGCTTCAGCAGGGGGAAGACATCAGTTCATTTATTCCCGAAGCCTCCAGACGCATTCTTACCCAGCTGCCGCGTCTTCGGTTTTGGGAGGACTATTTTTCTATCCTGCAGGCCAAGATGGTAACTGCCTCCGATACAGAGCTTGCTTCCCACTATGATATGTCTGAAGGCCTTCATAACCGTATGAAGCGGCTGATGAAAGAAGCAGACGCTTTTGAGCAGTGGCTGCACCTGGTAAAAACGAAGCGTTATACATTGACACGTCTTCAGCGGACCGCTGTGCATATACTGACCGGCCTGACAAAGGATGAAGCCACTGCAGCCTCTGACGGCCAGAACGTTGATCATATACGGATCCTGGGCATGAACGCGCAGGGCCGCCTCTATTTAAACCAGGCAAAAAAACATATATCCGTACCTCTTTATACGAAAATGAGCAGTAAAAAAACACCGCAGCTCGCCCTCGGCGAACGCGCCGATAATGCTTATGCGCTTTTACTTCCGCCTGCTGAAAGACAAAAAGAATGGCGAAAGGATTATGACCTTCCGCCCCTGCTGCTTTTCTAA
- a CDS encoding YceD family protein, translating into MKWGIQQLLSKKHEQAFNIEGDADVSEMVERDKELRDISAVHVQGEGTIVEETFHVHLRLTGTMILPCARTLADVHHPFDVEMFEAFRLDGMPADEENVNEHEPEDGFVDLLPYIKENIFLEMPLRVFAKEGDGEPLAPQSGDDWRVISEDELIKEREQEAPKVDPRMADLSKYFDKGSS; encoded by the coding sequence ATGAAATGGGGTATCCAGCAGTTACTTTCAAAGAAGCACGAACAGGCGTTTAACATCGAAGGAGACGCAGATGTTTCAGAGATGGTTGAGCGCGATAAAGAACTACGGGATATCAGTGCCGTGCATGTGCAGGGTGAAGGGACCATCGTTGAAGAAACCTTTCATGTACACCTGCGGCTGACGGGAACTATGATACTTCCATGTGCACGCACGCTCGCAGACGTCCATCATCCGTTTGATGTAGAAATGTTTGAAGCATTTCGGCTGGACGGGATGCCGGCGGACGAAGAAAACGTTAACGAACACGAGCCAGAAGATGGTTTTGTCGATCTTCTCCCATATATTAAAGAAAACATTTTCCTTGAAATGCCGCTGAGAGTCTTTGCAAAGGAAGGGGACGGTGAGCCGCTTGCTCCCCAGAGCGGAGACGACTGGCGGGTAATCTCGGAGGATGAATTAATAAAGGAACGGGAGCAGGAAGCTCCTAAAGTTGATCCGAGAATGGCTGATTTATCGAAGTATTTCGATAAAGGCTCCAGCTGA
- the rpmF gene encoding 50S ribosomal protein L32, producing MAVPFRRTSKTRKRMRRAHQKVAVPGMVECEQCGEQKLSHRVCRNCGSYKGETVVEK from the coding sequence ATGGCAGTACCTTTTAGACGTACTTCTAAGACCCGTAAACGTATGCGCAGAGCTCATCAAAAAGTAGCAGTACCAGGTATGGTAGAATGCGAACAATGCGGAGAGCAGAAACTATCTCACCGCGTGTGCAGAAATTGCGGTTCTTACAAAGGCGAAACAGTTGTAGAAAAGTAA
- a CDS encoding N-acetyltransferase, translating into MSGIEVVPLLINYKTLEEFQNFKEVGAQELSMQEELEENIMENDSRSPFYGIYFGDRLVARMCLYTITGKYDRFFDPPQDYLELWKLEVLEPYRGRGFGEELVNYAKSFELPVKTNARQRSDDFWLKMGFEPAEYNPVRDRGENPYVWYPKGVQPQKAEELTAEPPLSDTES; encoded by the coding sequence ATGAGTGGAATAGAAGTTGTACCCTTACTCATAAACTACAAGACACTAGAAGAATTTCAAAACTTCAAAGAAGTTGGCGCTCAGGAGCTTTCCATGCAGGAGGAGCTCGAAGAAAACATTATGGAAAACGACAGCCGTTCCCCATTTTACGGCATCTATTTTGGAGACCGTCTGGTTGCACGTATGTGTTTATATACAATCACCGGCAAATATGACCGTTTCTTCGATCCCCCGCAGGATTACCTTGAGCTTTGGAAGCTCGAAGTACTCGAGCCTTACCGGGGTCGCGGCTTCGGAGAAGAGCTTGTTAACTACGCAAAAAGCTTTGAACTGCCAGTGAAAACAAACGCGCGCCAGCGTTCGGATGATTTCTGGCTGAAAATGGGTTTTGAGCCTGCAGAATATAACCCGGTCAGAGACCGTGGTGAAAATCCATACGTATGGTATCCAAAAGGGGTACAGCCGCAAAAAGCAGAAGAATTAACTGCAGAACCGCCTCTTTCTGATACCGAATCGTAA
- a CDS encoding DUF3397 domain-containing protein — MLQQIYGWLMEAALAFPPAFWYIAYLVTAKLTKRKAYAFRAACDSTTLLFIASVHRWSSDLWNESYLWVIYLVILASAIVISIIHYHSREELEFFRVLKGIWRCSFFIFAAGYVLLAGYWVYLQFTA, encoded by the coding sequence ATGCTACAGCAGATATATGGATGGTTAATGGAAGCAGCTCTGGCCTTTCCGCCGGCTTTTTGGTACATAGCCTATCTGGTCACGGCAAAATTAACGAAAAGAAAAGCATACGCCTTCCGCGCTGCCTGTGATTCAACTACGCTGTTGTTTATCGCTTCGGTGCACAGATGGTCCAGTGACCTGTGGAATGAATCCTACCTGTGGGTCATTTATTTAGTGATTCTGGCCAGTGCCATAGTGATATCCATTATCCATTATCATTCCCGGGAGGAGCTGGAATTTTTCCGGGTGCTGAAGGGCATATGGAGATGCAGCTTTTTTATATTTGCGGCAGGATATGTCCTGTTAGCCGGGTACTGGGTGTATCTGCAGTTCACGGCATAG
- the bshC gene encoding bacillithiol biosynthesis cysteine-adding enzyme BshC: protein MKVLYDQPIENNHFLHDYQQGEPSARQLFHYAGDTQGVQDRLRYLDGRSFERRRLKQLLQKYNDSLYYGERAVAALEKLESEEAVIVAGGQQAGMLTGPSMVISKALSVIKLAEKEQKRLGRPVLPLFWIAGEDHDWGEINHVNFPVDGHLDKTRFEGNFLPNVPVSEQPFNAEEAEAFVEEAFSKLRESPFTKELRNEVRVLVHRSVSWSQFFAEMMRWLFKETDLIMMDPQQPEWRELGAPLFKSLLSKPGKINEAVYQGTVERAKAGYGDVGGINFDSGHLFYHINHVRHLLEYSDGVWRSRRTGDVMNTKKLLRESVHSPFLFSTDVVTRPLMQEQMLPVLHFVAGPGEMQYWSLLKPLFEALDLRVPVVQKRMEVHYVTRQVQQAAEKERIPFRELLNLPALKQKLQEVKHAALEVDGKAKAARVMEEMKEAHAALADEWVRQFPSQESFAQENWRRIEKEVGYLGNRLDAEQERTVQVHIQRLELIIGQLYPRREPAERQINILFMLNEFGACLPEQVSAKTDWKSGRQNIILL, encoded by the coding sequence ATGAAAGTGCTGTACGATCAACCAATAGAAAACAATCATTTTTTGCATGACTATCAACAGGGAGAACCCAGTGCCAGGCAGCTCTTTCATTACGCTGGGGATACCCAGGGGGTGCAGGACCGGCTTCGTTATTTAGACGGCCGGTCTTTTGAGCGCCGGCGCTTAAAGCAGCTTTTGCAGAAGTATAACGACAGTCTGTACTACGGAGAAAGAGCCGTTGCAGCTCTCGAAAAACTTGAAAGTGAAGAAGCTGTCATTGTAGCCGGCGGCCAGCAGGCCGGTATGCTTACCGGCCCTTCTATGGTTATATCCAAGGCCTTATCGGTGATTAAGCTGGCAGAAAAGGAACAAAAGCGGCTGGGCCGTCCCGTGCTTCCGTTGTTTTGGATCGCGGGCGAGGACCATGACTGGGGGGAAATAAACCATGTCAATTTCCCGGTCGATGGACATCTCGATAAAACAAGATTTGAAGGAAACTTTCTGCCGAACGTGCCTGTGTCCGAGCAGCCGTTTAACGCAGAGGAAGCGGAAGCATTTGTGGAAGAGGCCTTTTCGAAGCTCCGTGAGAGCCCGTTTACAAAGGAATTAAGAAACGAAGTGCGTGTACTTGTTCACCGATCGGTGTCCTGGTCCCAGTTTTTCGCAGAGATGATGCGCTGGCTGTTTAAAGAAACAGATCTCATTATGATGGACCCTCAGCAGCCGGAATGGAGAGAGCTGGGGGCTCCACTTTTTAAAAGCCTGCTCTCTAAGCCGGGAAAAATAAACGAGGCTGTTTATCAAGGCACAGTCGAAAGAGCAAAAGCTGGGTACGGGGATGTCGGGGGCATCAATTTTGACAGCGGGCACCTGTTTTATCATATAAATCATGTGCGGCACCTGCTTGAATATTCAGATGGCGTCTGGCGCAGCCGGAGAACAGGGGATGTGATGAACACGAAGAAATTACTGAGAGAATCGGTGCATTCCCCCTTTCTTTTCAGTACGGATGTAGTCACCCGGCCTTTGATGCAGGAGCAGATGCTTCCGGTTCTTCATTTTGTGGCGGGCCCGGGGGAAATGCAGTACTGGTCTCTTTTGAAGCCGTTGTTTGAAGCACTGGACCTGCGGGTCCCAGTGGTGCAAAAGCGGATGGAGGTGCATTATGTTACCCGGCAGGTGCAGCAGGCCGCCGAAAAAGAACGCATTCCCTTTAGAGAACTGCTGAATTTACCGGCACTAAAACAAAAGCTTCAGGAGGTAAAGCATGCTGCCCTGGAAGTGGACGGGAAAGCTAAAGCAGCAAGGGTAATGGAGGAAATGAAAGAAGCGCATGCCGCTCTTGCGGACGAATGGGTTCGCCAGTTTCCTTCGCAGGAAAGCTTTGCACAAGAAAACTGGCGGCGTATTGAAAAAGAAGTCGGTTATCTTGGAAACCGGCTGGATGCGGAGCAGGAGCGCACAGTTCAGGTTCATATACAGCGGCTCGAATTAATCATTGGGCAGCTGTATCCGCGCCGGGAGCCGGCAGAACGGCAGATCAATATTTTATTTATGCTCAATGAATTTGGCGCCTGTCTTCCGGAACAGGTTTCAGCCAAAACGGATTGGAAGAGCGGCCGGCAGAACATTATATTACTGTAG
- the mraZ gene encoding division/cell wall cluster transcriptional repressor MraZ, whose amino-acid sequence MFMGEYQHNMDDKGRIIIPSRFREKLGDSFVVTRGLDGCLFVYPYDEWERIETKLKALPFTKKDARAFTRFFFSGASECELDKQGRSMIPTTLRQYAELKKECMIIGVSSRVEIWDKHKWDEYYAESEEAFPDIAENMADLDF is encoded by the coding sequence ATGTTTATGGGAGAATATCAACATAATATGGACGATAAAGGAAGAATTATTATCCCATCCCGTTTTCGGGAGAAGCTGGGAGATTCTTTCGTCGTTACCCGTGGTCTGGATGGATGCTTGTTTGTTTATCCTTACGACGAATGGGAACGTATTGAAACCAAATTAAAAGCTTTGCCTTTCACAAAAAAAGACGCAAGGGCATTCACACGTTTTTTCTTTTCAGGTGCATCTGAATGTGAACTTGATAAGCAGGGACGTTCGATGATTCCAACCACCCTCCGCCAATATGCAGAATTAAAAAAAGAATGTATGATCATCGGGGTAAGCAGCCGAGTAGAAATATGGGATAAACACAAATGGGACGAATATTACGCAGAATCAGAGGAAGCATTTCCGGATATCGCAGAGAACATGGCCGATTTAGATTTTTAA
- the rsmH gene encoding 16S rRNA (cytosine(1402)-N(4))-methyltransferase RsmH, translating to MPPQFEHETVLKEAAVQGLNIHPDGVYVDCTLGGGGHSEEVMKQLSSEGLLIAFDQDEEAIAHAQQRLQVYGENFRIVHSNFQFLKEELLELQAGQVNGILFDLGVSSPQFDRPERGFSYRYNAPLDMRMDRHRQERTAAHIVNEASFQEIWQILSEYGEERFSKQIARKIEKAREDHRIETTEQLVEIIKSAIPAPARRKGGHPAKRTFQALRIAVNNEIDVFKEALGDALTMLAPGGRLCVITFHSLEDRICKRLFKQKSSPPPLPKGLPVVPDEAEPDFNLVTKKPILPSEDELTQNPRAASAKLRIIEKREEGKQ from the coding sequence GTGCCGCCACAATTTGAGCATGAAACCGTATTAAAGGAAGCAGCAGTCCAGGGGCTGAATATACATCCGGATGGGGTGTATGTTGATTGTACTCTCGGGGGCGGCGGACACAGTGAAGAAGTCATGAAGCAGCTTTCTTCCGAGGGCCTTTTAATAGCCTTTGATCAGGATGAGGAAGCGATCGCTCATGCACAGCAGCGGCTTCAGGTTTATGGGGAGAATTTCAGGATCGTACATAGCAATTTCCAGTTTTTAAAAGAAGAACTGCTTGAGCTTCAAGCCGGGCAGGTAAACGGGATATTATTCGATCTTGGAGTTTCATCGCCGCAGTTCGACCGGCCGGAAAGAGGATTCAGCTACCGCTATAATGCCCCTCTTGACATGAGAATGGACAGGCACAGGCAGGAGCGTACAGCAGCACATATCGTCAATGAAGCATCATTTCAGGAGATCTGGCAGATTCTCTCGGAGTACGGGGAAGAGCGTTTTTCAAAGCAGATTGCCAGAAAAATCGAAAAAGCGCGTGAAGATCACCGTATTGAAACCACTGAACAACTAGTTGAAATCATCAAAAGTGCAATACCTGCACCGGCCAGGAGAAAGGGCGGGCATCCGGCGAAGCGGACTTTTCAGGCTTTGCGAATTGCTGTAAATAATGAAATTGATGTGTTTAAAGAAGCGCTTGGCGATGCGCTGACAATGCTAGCGCCGGGCGGAAGATTATGTGTCATAACATTTCATTCGTTAGAAGACAGAATTTGTAAAAGGTTGTTTAAACAGAAAAGTTCTCCACCTCCGCTTCCGAAGGGGCTCCCGGTCGTGCCCGATGAAGCAGAACCAGATTTTAACCTGGTTACAAAGAAACCGATCCTGCCATCAGAAGATGAACTGACGCAAAATCCAAGGGCGGCTTCCGCGAAGCTTCGAATCATCGAAAAACGCGAGGAGGGTAAACAATAA
- the ftsL gene encoding cell division protein FtsL produces the protein MENLAQQIKRQQEDKQIVHKKVQYHVRGGITKGEKLIMTAVIIGILIASFFIVSNFATIHAQDQQIDQTATQVQEQQQVNQNLELQVAELSSPERIMDYAKNELGMEMKDENIQVVNGTEQN, from the coding sequence ATGGAGAATTTGGCACAGCAGATTAAACGCCAGCAGGAAGACAAACAAATCGTACATAAAAAAGTCCAGTACCACGTTCGTGGTGGGATTACAAAGGGTGAAAAACTGATAATGACGGCCGTTATTATCGGGATTTTAATCGCATCCTTTTTCATCGTTTCGAATTTCGCTACGATACACGCCCAGGACCAGCAGATTGACCAGACCGCAACACAGGTCCAGGAGCAGCAGCAGGTGAATCAGAACCTTGAGCTGCAGGTTGCTGAACTTAGTTCACCGGAGCGTATCATGGACTACGCGAAAAATGAGCTGGGTATGGAAATGAAGGATGAAAATATTCAAGTCGTAAACGGAACAGAACAGAACTGA